A stretch of Aerococcus christensenii DNA encodes these proteins:
- a CDS encoding alpha-amylase family glycosyl hydrolase produces the protein MTSTTSNALLNQSIYQVFVRNYGPEGTFDEVTADLDRIKALGFDYLYLLPIFPIGKKNRKGTLGSPYAIRDYMAINPELGDLNSFKRLVKACHDRHMKVMLDIVFNHTAPDHYWTVDHPEYYYHREDGSFGNRVGDWSDIIDLDLSHPGLRQELINTLKYWAKEGVDAFRCDVASLLPLDFWLEARQEIQKVHPDHVWLAESVEPQFIRQLRSEGMHPITDSEVYQAFDCAYEYDILANFYQVLEGKASLRLWKYLLNFQQAIYPENAIKVRTLENHDQERIRSRVKSERSNLNCLAYSFFCKGMGFVYNGQEFQYAKRTTLFDKAPIDWNTPSPKYLTLLKRMLQLKKEDYFSQHKQFYVVEDDQEALELRYETKKEFIVGVFDILDQKGTYHIDLPDGSYINQINQEEIEIKAGQLDLALAPFIIHSKTKNA, from the coding sequence ATGACTTCTACAACGTCAAACGCCTTATTGAATCAAAGTATTTATCAAGTTTTTGTCAGAAATTATGGCCCAGAAGGAACCTTCGATGAAGTGACCGCTGATTTGGATCGAATTAAGGCTTTAGGTTTTGATTATCTTTATCTATTACCCATTTTTCCAATTGGAAAGAAAAATCGAAAGGGAACATTAGGTTCCCCTTATGCGATCCGTGATTATATGGCGATTAATCCTGAACTAGGAGATTTGAATTCTTTTAAGCGTTTAGTGAAAGCTTGTCATGATCGGCACATGAAAGTGATGCTTGATATTGTGTTTAATCACACGGCACCTGATCATTATTGGACGGTAGATCATCCTGAATATTATTATCACAGAGAGGATGGTTCTTTTGGCAATCGGGTGGGCGACTGGAGCGATATTATTGATTTAGATTTATCTCATCCAGGACTTCGTCAAGAATTGATCAACACGCTGAAATATTGGGCCAAAGAAGGTGTAGATGCCTTTCGATGTGATGTGGCTAGCTTGTTACCCTTAGATTTTTGGTTAGAAGCTCGTCAAGAAATTCAAAAGGTTCATCCTGATCATGTATGGTTAGCGGAGAGTGTAGAACCTCAATTTATTCGCCAGTTGCGTTCAGAAGGGATGCACCCTATCACAGATTCGGAAGTCTACCAAGCTTTTGATTGCGCCTATGAATATGATATTTTAGCGAACTTTTATCAGGTCTTAGAAGGAAAGGCGTCTCTTCGTTTATGGAAGTACTTACTGAATTTTCAGCAAGCCATTTATCCAGAGAATGCGATTAAAGTGCGCACTTTAGAAAATCATGATCAAGAACGGATCAGAAGTCGCGTGAAGAGTGAGCGAAGCAACTTGAATTGTTTAGCTTATAGTTTCTTCTGTAAGGGAATGGGCTTTGTTTATAATGGGCAGGAGTTTCAGTATGCTAAGCGAACGACTTTATTTGATAAGGCGCCCATTGATTGGAACACGCCATCTCCTAAGTACTTGACTTTGTTGAAACGCATGCTTCAGCTAAAAAAAGAAGATTATTTCTCACAGCATAAGCAATTTTATGTTGTAGAAGATGATCAAGAGGCGTTAGAATTACGTTATGAAACCAAGAAAGAATTCATAGTGGGTGTGTTTGATATTTTGGATCAAAAAGGGACCTATCACATTGATCTTCCGGATGGTAGCTACATTAATCAAATTAATCAAGAGGAAATTGAAATTAAGGCAGGCCAATTGGATCTTGCTTTGGCACCGTTTATTATTCACTCCAAGACGAAGAACGCATAA
- the malQ gene encoding 4-alpha-glucanotransferase: MLRSSGVLMPISSLPNHEGIGTFGQSAYHFIDFLVNSGQTYWQILPLGTTSYGDSPYQSFSAFAGNTYFIDLEILYQWGLLEKNDYENISFGKDPENIDYATLFHTKRPLLEKAVKKFLQDKPNWTAYQDFIRENEKWLIPFAQYMACKEHFLLESVSNWDPPIRLRQEPALSQLLAQQKDVIDYHLVTQFFFFRQWYLLKEYANQNHIQIIGDMPIYVSGDSVEMWQMPHFFKVDDNGQSTLVAGCPPDGFTKGGQLWGNPIYNWDAMAEDHYQWWIWRIQESLKLYDVVRIDHFRGFESFWEIPFGSKDAAPGHWAKGPGYALFKAVKEALGDVHIIAEDLGYPTPEVAQLLKDCGFPGMHVLEFAFDGNDSIELPHNYDSNSIAYVGTHDNQTGLGWYLTASDQEKACAENYIKRHPEESVPEMLNRAIAASPANTAIYTMQDLLELDDRARINIPSTLGGNWQWRMLEGQLTPALADKLRQLTQIYHRLNPAYKG; encoded by the coding sequence ATGTTACGCTCAAGCGGCGTTTTAATGCCCATATCTTCCTTACCCAATCATGAAGGCATTGGAACTTTTGGGCAATCAGCTTATCACTTTATAGATTTTCTTGTCAATTCTGGCCAAACCTATTGGCAAATCTTACCTCTAGGAACCACAAGCTATGGAGATTCTCCCTACCAATCTTTCTCTGCCTTTGCAGGGAACACGTATTTCATCGACTTAGAAATATTATACCAATGGGGACTATTAGAGAAAAACGACTATGAAAACATATCTTTTGGGAAAGATCCAGAAAATATCGATTACGCCACTCTCTTTCATACCAAGCGTCCTCTTTTAGAAAAAGCGGTCAAAAAATTTCTCCAAGATAAACCTAACTGGACGGCTTATCAAGACTTTATTCGTGAAAATGAAAAATGGTTGATTCCTTTCGCCCAATATATGGCTTGTAAGGAACACTTCCTTCTCGAATCCGTATCTAATTGGGATCCACCTATTCGGTTACGTCAAGAACCTGCTCTTAGCCAACTCTTAGCCCAACAAAAAGACGTCATTGATTATCATCTCGTGACGCAATTCTTCTTCTTCAGGCAATGGTACCTACTCAAAGAATACGCCAACCAAAACCATATTCAAATTATTGGAGATATGCCTATCTATGTTTCAGGGGATAGTGTCGAAATGTGGCAGATGCCCCACTTCTTCAAAGTAGATGATAATGGACAATCTACCCTAGTTGCTGGCTGCCCACCTGATGGTTTTACAAAAGGTGGCCAACTTTGGGGCAACCCTATCTATAATTGGGACGCTATGGCAGAAGATCACTATCAATGGTGGATTTGGCGGATTCAAGAAAGCTTGAAGCTCTACGATGTTGTTCGCATTGACCACTTTAGAGGTTTTGAATCCTTCTGGGAAATTCCATTTGGTTCAAAAGATGCTGCCCCTGGTCATTGGGCAAAAGGCCCTGGCTACGCTCTCTTTAAAGCTGTTAAGGAAGCCTTAGGAGACGTCCATATTATTGCAGAAGACCTTGGCTATCCTACACCAGAAGTCGCTCAACTTTTGAAAGATTGCGGTTTTCCAGGAATGCATGTTCTTGAATTTGCCTTTGATGGGAATGACAGTATTGAACTTCCTCATAATTATGATTCGAATTCCATTGCTTATGTGGGGACCCATGATAATCAAACAGGTCTCGGCTGGTATCTTACCGCTAGCGATCAAGAAAAAGCTTGTGCTGAAAACTACATTAAACGTCATCCTGAAGAATCTGTTCCAGAGATGCTCAACCGAGCAATTGCTGCTTCTCCAGCCAACACCGCTATTTACACCATGCAAGATTTACTTGAGTTAGATGATCGAGCTAGGATCAACATTCCTTCTACCCTTGGAGGCAACTGGCAATGGCGGATGTTAGAGGGACAACTCACCCCTGCACTTGCTGATAAATTGCGTCAGTTGACTCAAATCTATCATCGCTTAAATCCTGCTTATAAAGGTTAA
- a CDS encoding ABC transporter ATP-binding protein, translated as MVKIDLDHIYKKYSKNDFYNVTDFNLEIQDKEFIVFVGPSGCGKSTTLRMIAGLEDITKGELRIDGEVMNDVEPKDRDIAMVFQNYALYPHMTVFDNMAFGLKLRKYSQEEIKKRVENAADILGLNGLLERKPAALSGGQRQRVALGRAIVRDAKVFLMDEPLSNLDAKLRVQMRAEIAKLHQSLGTTTIYVTHDQTEAMTMASRIVVMKDGIVQQIGTPQEVYNFPKNVFVAGFIGSPAANFFKVLVKEDHVEHESGLHLELPEPARELLANAGYINKEVIMSIRPEDIKSEQIFLDSTPGSLVEGQVVVSELLGAESMLYSKIGDTEFVAKINARDMHQPGETVQLGFDMNKVRFFDFETENVIEG; from the coding sequence ATGGTAAAAATTGATTTAGATCATATCTATAAAAAATATTCAAAAAATGATTTTTATAATGTGACGGATTTTAATTTAGAAATTCAGGATAAAGAATTTATTGTGTTTGTTGGCCCATCTGGGTGTGGAAAATCAACAACCTTGAGAATGATCGCAGGCTTGGAAGATATTACCAAGGGTGAATTACGTATTGATGGCGAAGTAATGAATGACGTTGAGCCTAAAGATCGTGATATTGCGATGGTTTTCCAAAACTATGCCTTATATCCTCATATGACAGTATTTGATAATATGGCGTTTGGCTTGAAATTACGGAAATATTCCCAAGAAGAAATTAAAAAACGCGTGGAAAATGCAGCAGATATTTTAGGCTTAAACGGTTTATTAGAACGTAAACCAGCCGCTTTGTCTGGTGGGCAACGGCAACGTGTGGCTTTGGGAAGAGCAATTGTTCGTGATGCCAAGGTCTTCTTGATGGATGAGCCGCTTTCCAACTTGGATGCGAAACTTCGGGTTCAGATGCGGGCAGAAATTGCTAAATTGCATCAATCTCTAGGCACCACTACGATTTATGTAACTCACGATCAAACAGAAGCTATGACGATGGCCTCTCGAATTGTTGTTATGAAAGACGGGATTGTTCAACAAATTGGTACCCCACAAGAAGTGTATAACTTCCCAAAGAATGTTTTTGTGGCGGGCTTCATAGGATCTCCTGCTGCTAACTTCTTTAAGGTCTTAGTGAAGGAAGATCATGTGGAACATGAATCGGGCTTACATTTAGAATTACCAGAACCTGCTAGAGAATTATTAGCGAATGCAGGTTATATAAATAAAGAAGTAATTATGTCGATTCGACCAGAAGATATTAAATCTGAACAAATCTTTTTAGATTCAACGCCTGGTTCCCTTGTGGAAGGTCAAGTCGTGGTTTCAGAACTCTTGGGCGCAGAAAGTATGTTGTACTCTAAGATTGGAGATACAGAATTTGTTGCTAAAATTAATGCACGCGATATGCACCAACCAGGAGAAACTGTACAATTAGGTTTCGATATGAATAAAGTTCGCTTCTTCGATTTTGAAACAGAAAATGTTATTGAGGGGTAA
- a CDS encoding endonuclease/exonuclease/phosphatase family protein — protein sequence MKVLTLNTHAWLEEKTLEKIKEVAQVIAREDFDVISLQEVNQLVTAKEVDENCLGKYYQALDQEVRIKEDNYVWLLVQALNELRCSYYWTWAYSHLGYERFDEGVALLSKTSFSAEPIVVSACKDPNDYHRRVIIQAEIVTERGQLQVWSVHYSWWSKEEREDGFQREWRRTLEVSDHFVGPSLLLGDCNAPTHRRGESYDLLLKSRLKDSYYLAKKKRGKVTTLSGIAGWAQETPPQRIDHVFVTSPFQVEDYRVMFDGKEESVVSDHYGVSVSLRLE from the coding sequence ATGAAAGTACTCACTTTAAACACACATGCCTGGCTAGAAGAAAAGACACTAGAAAAAATAAAAGAAGTAGCTCAGGTTATTGCAAGAGAAGATTTTGATGTGATTAGTTTGCAAGAAGTCAATCAGTTGGTCACCGCTAAAGAAGTGGATGAAAACTGCTTAGGAAAATATTATCAGGCCTTGGACCAAGAAGTAAGAATTAAGGAAGATAATTATGTCTGGTTGCTCGTTCAAGCTTTAAATGAGTTGAGGTGTTCTTATTATTGGACATGGGCCTACAGTCATTTAGGCTATGAACGCTTTGATGAAGGCGTGGCTTTATTGAGCAAAACTTCTTTTTCAGCCGAACCAATAGTCGTATCTGCATGTAAGGATCCAAATGATTATCATCGTAGAGTCATCATTCAAGCAGAGATAGTGACTGAGAGGGGGCAATTGCAGGTATGGAGTGTTCATTATTCTTGGTGGTCAAAAGAAGAAAGAGAAGATGGCTTTCAAAGGGAGTGGAGGCGGACGTTAGAAGTGAGTGATCATTTTGTAGGACCTTCTCTTTTACTCGGAGACTGTAATGCGCCCACTCATAGAAGGGGAGAAAGTTATGATCTCCTTCTGAAAAGTCGATTAAAAGACAGTTACTATCTTGCCAAAAAGAAAAGAGGAAAGGTAACTACCCTATCTGGAATTGCAGGATGGGCCCAAGAGACACCGCCTCAACGGATTGATCATGTCTTTGTGACATCTCCTTTTCAGGTAGAGGATTATCGCGTGATGTTTGATGGGAAAGAAGAGTCTGTGGTCAGCGATCATTACGGAGTGAGTGTTTCTCTAAGGCTTGAGTAA